Below is a window of Dromiciops gliroides isolate mDroGli1 chromosome 5, mDroGli1.pri, whole genome shotgun sequence DNA.
tgaggacgctggcggagaagggagctagaaatgtgctctccctttaatagataggaatctaggcctttctctctctctttaccaaattcttattctccttaataaatgcttaaaagtctaactcttgctaaagcttataatttattggcgaccactcattagatattttagacagtttagctagaattttaccccttaacatcCTGCTGCCCCTAAAATAAGTGATAAGAGGTTCAATCATCCCAATAGTCTCAACCATAGGCTTTTAATTGTGTTAAAGGTCTTTGCATGAAGTGCAATGACTTCAGCAGAAGTCTGATGTCATTGGCTGAGGAATTTTGTCATGCCATTTTATTTAAAAGGGAAGTGAGTAAGAGAatcagcatttttaaagcacctaccatgttcaaggcactgtgctcatCACTACCaatgttatcttatttttcttatttgagcttcacaagGACCCTGTAAGggagatgataattataattaGTTACTGtatgtcctttaaaaaattaagtgccACCAGTACATTAAAGATGATTTTACTTGCACATAGCTTTTCAGTTATACCTATGCTCACACTAACCTCAAACATACTGTCCCTTTGGACTCTGTATACAATTGTGGGAGAATGAATTATGGACATCTGTGGGAATATTTTTGTACTGATTCTTCTTGCTGTACCACCTTAGTAAATTTCTCCTTTCTAACAACTATTTAATGCAGCGTGACTGAAATGATACTCACCTGATTAATCTTACAGGAAGCACACTGATGGGGATTCAAGCCAATAGAGTTAGAAAATCTCCTCTGCCTCATAGGGGCATGCTTAATCTATCACTACTAGCCACCTACCTTGTCACTCAAATCTCAACACAGAAGGGATGAGGTAGTTACCAGCCAGTACAAATGTTGTATAAGAGTAAAAATGTGTATAGTAAGATTCCTAACAAATGATAAATAGTTCATAAGTGTTTTTCTAGGTCTACAGGTAGAAAAGCCACATGAGAGAGGAGAAGAGTatcaataaaatgatgaaaaagttCCATTGTCTTTACCCTTTAGCCTGAACCTGGATTGAGAACTGGACCAGGGTCTGGTCAGGAATCTGTGGCTCTCTGGTCCTACCCTTACCAGAACCTAATATTTCTGTTCTTAGGAAGAGAGAGGTCATGTTAGATGTTGTTATTTTCTCCTTAAAGTAATAAGGAAGTCACTGGATAAGGGTCAGGTGGGGAGGGGTGGATATGGGAGTCATATGGAGAGAAAACAGAGTTTGAAATAACTTCCATGGAGAGTAAGAGAGGATAGGAATTAAAGAGGGATGAAAGGACTGCCTTGCTGCAGTGCAGTCTCAATTAAGGTGGCTAACATGAATGTGCAATCTATCTAGTCAACATGGTTATAAGACTTCCTCCATCTTCATTGAATGAATCATGAGTAGGAGAGGAGGAGTATAATAGAGGCTAAGAAGATAGGAATAATCCACAGCTGAATTTTCTCAAGAAATGAGAGGTGTTAGGACAGTTGGCAAGGGATTTGAGAACAGGAAAGTGTGGAGTTTGAAGTGGCTAATTACTGGGTCTCGATTATTTTAAGCTTCCTTTCCTGGTTATTCACAGAGGCCAGAAGTGACCTCGTGTTTACGCTTGGTCCTTAAGAATttgaatgttctattcctatttttatttttattcttacttttctttgtgttatagtgagtAAATTTTCGGATTACAGGAAGGGGATTCACAATAGTACATACCACATAATTTGGGGTTCCCCCCCTTGAGAAAATAATCGCAGCATGGGACTCTTATAAGCTACAGATTCAGCCGGGTATGACAAAAacaaggcttatcaaactgtgttttatatgggataaaaaatgttctagcttactggaaaacaaatggttagagaatggatcttttgaccacttaacactgaaaactctacaaatgaCCCTTCACTTGGTGTCCCCCAAAGATTTTACTTATTGGAACCTCTGGAATGAAGCAAGTAAGGAACTgaccaaaaagggagaaaaagaggactCTGAGCCTGAACTTGAATGTAAGCCTGTCTTTCAGGCTGAAACATcaaccaaggaaataaaaaaggaaaaaagagaaaattcatgtgtagaggagacagagaggataTAAATCCTTCCCCTTCAAGAGAGCCCCACCCAAGATAAAAGGGGTGTTGTAGTGAAGCTCAGGTGCTATATACCTACCTTTTGGTCCCAAAGATTTAGGTTTATGGGAAcaagaaattcctaaatttgatgaggatcccacagcagCTATCAGCCATTTTAGGGCAATTTtcagagcatatcagcccacttggaatgatgttaatgaTCTCATGGAAACGATATTATGCCCAGGGGAAAAAGCTGATATAATAGCTGCAGCAAGTGCCCCAGAAGCAACAGGAAAAGTTGATATTGGATGGCCTGTTCAAGatcctgactgggaccccaatatccaTAGGccttttgatatgttgaaagatacaagggaaacattgttgaaggcaatggaatcctgtggtaggaagactgataactggcaaaaatttatagatacagtgcagggacctgatgagagacctaatagattctatgacaggttGTGTAAGCATGCCATGCAATATTCTAGACTAGACTCATTAGACGCTAGAGATGCCCATGTTatccattctcattttatataccGGTCCTTACtagaaatttggaaatattttgaaaggcagtgtccaggctGGAGTACTTTGattcctgacagacttaaagaaatagcaacatatatttatgaaggaaatgagagggaggaaagaaacagacaaggcattttagctccagtacaggaaataaTGAGGTAGTGAGACTGggcagttgagaatcactatcaaCTCCAGAATCATTATCAACCCCAGAGGACAtctcaagaatcatctgagaaaagacttccaaagacttaaatggacattttcctgttttccttttccacattgtatacactgtttataatgtccacttactaaagcaGAGtaccccctttagtttttctgtttgtaatgtctaCCTACTAATAGGGGAGTGctccctttagcctttgttaatgcatcgctcaatttctttttctctcttttcattccctttactttgttagtcataagtatctataTTGTTATTGCTTCACGtgaggaaacaatgtttcttctcATGGAGCACAGGGgggactgtgagaattggagcactacccctgctgagaaagacatttctcagcccctgaggagaaagcatgtgacttagtGTCCataaggtcagattggcatccagaagttactgcctgttagttgtttcaatcaatgctaccaaccaattagcttggacctGTGTGTGAGGATGGTCTGGCTTCTGTTGTCAgaaggggcttctgggagaaaccGCTGAGAAGGGTGTCCTTTTGGTTCTGGACTTTGGCGTGGTGGCCGAATTTCATGTGGGCTGTTcatctggctatactgaatagatccaaacTGGGGTTttcctctctcgctctctttactaactcctaatacactttaacaaatacttaaaaggctaaactcttgctaaagctcccaatttaaggtgaccactcattagatttttagacatcacagctagaattttagaccttataATTAGTAAGGGAGAAATATGAAGTCATAAAAAGTGTAATGATTTGATCATGTACTGAGGAGCCTTGGGATTAGAGGTTTTGATTGGGGTAAAGAGAAGGTTTAGGAAAGATTAGGCACAAGGATAGTTGGAGTGATAGGAGGTTATGGCTAGATAGAGCAAtgtcacattttttaaataaagatgtaGAGCACTTGTGAGTAATGGTGAGAGCTAGAGTGTTCTCATCCATTTGAACTGAGGTGGAATGAATGAGCTTTGCATTCTGGGACATGATGAGTCTTAACTAATAAAATGTGtgtaaatttacatttttttgctGTAGGCCAAATATAATTTTAACTATATGCAACTTATGTGAATTTTACATATACTTTATAGGGACCATGCATTTTTTCTTactcaaaagaaattaaaataaggactacaaatctttctctttctggtGAGTAATAATGTCAGGAGGTTCATgaactccctctcttttcttccagaTGTTTCAGCAAGCAGTCTCCAATAATAAAGATAATCATGGATATTGGTGGAGTAAGAGGCAAATGCAGTGGTATTTAGGGTATACTTTTGAGCCTGTAGAACTACAGGAATCAAAAGTTAGGATGAAACAAAGTTTGGGATCATATAAAAATTTGCAATGCTGGCATGCACTATCAATAATTTAAAGTTGTATTTATTCCAATTTGTGATTGTATACTTGAGCCTTACTTTGTCATTTTGTGTGTTTTGGTACCATGATCTTTATTTCTGATGGTTATGTCCTCATGATGGCATCTGTCTGGTTCATTTGGTAaaggtactttgcaaattttaaagtgttattacAATGTCACTTACTAATATCGGCAAGTTCATAATCATTGCCTAATATAATGAGGGCAGCATCCTGGAATTATGGATTCTTTGATGCTAAAATGGTGATAATTGGGCTAGTAACAGTAATGTGGTTGAGGAATTTTGCTCACACATAATCAAATTTAAAATGTCATGCTTGGATTTCTTATTTCAAATATCACCCTCATTTAGTATCTAAAAGCAATTTGTTGTTGCAAGTACCAATAAAGTGGCAATCTATGTTCTAGAAATATCcttccatgacacacaaaaagttaagaatctttGCTTTAAAGAGATCATAAGCTATTTCTTgaccacatgaaagaatgaagTGTGAACATTTGAATAAATTCCAAATACCCAatatgtctctttttctcctaAATACATCCAAACAGAATCAGATGATTAAACATTAAGATATTTTTCTAGTAGTCACAGTATCATAAatctctacatcttttttttacTACCTTgtatagaagaaaagaagcagaaagaaaaaaaaatcataatatacATTTAGGTCCTAGCCTGGAATGCTGTGAGGTCTTTTTTCTTCAGATAGAGAGGAGTTTCAAAATGGCATGacaaactttttcattttaacaCTTTCCCTTTAGATGCTATAGTTCAGCACAGTTTGGGCTGAATGGCTGTCTCTCCAAATAGCAACTCACAAGGAAGGTAAAAGGGAAGTACTTCCCAATTTAATATCTGTTGAATGACAGAAAAATTGATGACTAGGAAATCAGTTTACCTAAATGTCcagcattttcttcctcttcctcttgaaatattccataaatgtatttttccaaaacatttggttttatttatttatttagacagGCAGAGAAACAAAATTGCTTTTTATGAGCAAATTTCTTTCCCCaggcaaaggggaaagaaaaacccAGTAATATAATCTGAATTTCTCTTATATTTGTACAATCCAAAAGATCTGAGAAAAATCTTCAAAAGTTgtactccaggggcagctaggtggtgcagtggataaagaaccacccctggattaaggaggacctgaattcaaatctggcatcagacacttgacccttactagctgtgtgaccctgggcaagtcacctaaccctcattacccagcaaaaacaaaaacaaaagttgtaTTCCATGCAGCCTGTGGATAATATTCTATCATtacctctttttatatttttgggtAGGAAATCCTGATTTTCTCAATGTTGCATGTGTTCCGGTTCCCCTCAATTTCATGATGGGGGGTACCTTTGACTTCAATGGGCATGTAAAGAAAACTGTACAAATCACCTTCTTTTTGGTATTTGCCAAGAACCAGGctatattagaaataaaataaatgttaacatTGAGATAATGGGTGCAGTTGATATTAGTGAAggggagaaatattttttaaattatattttaatttattttgttcaatattccccaattacatgtaaaacaattaacatttatttaaaaaaattgagttccaatttctctcaCACCAGTCCACCCCATCCCattcttgagaaggcaaacaacctgatattaattatacatgtgacattatgtaaaatatttccacattagtcatatagCAAAAGAAATCAGATTAAAAGGGCaaatagagaaaattttaaaaaagtatgcttcaatctgcattcagagtccgccagttctctctctggaggtggatagcaatcttcatcatgggtcctttggaactattttggattAATATCTTGattagagtagttaagtcattcataatattattgttactgtgcataatgttctcctggttctgctcattttattttgcatgaattcacataaatcttcccaggtttttctgaaactatcctgctcatcatttcttatagctcaatagtattTAATCATAATCATATGTCACAAATTGTTCCCCAATTGGTGGGAattccctcactttccaattcctaccaccacaaaaagaattgctatagacattttttgtacaaattagtcattttcctttttcttttatctctttggaatacagactcagtagtgatatcactgggtcaaagagtatatgcagttttatagccttttgggtatagttctggGAGAAAATAATTTTGCCAGTCAAGGCTTATTCAACTTAGGCAACAGTTCTTATGAAATATCCAGAGGCTACTGAGATGAAGAATGAAGGATGGTTGCCATGCAGTGTGGAGAGGATGTATTACTAGACTGGAGGATGGAGAGATTAAGATGAAAACTAATGGACAGAAGATTCTGAATTGTAAGATATTATTCATAGAATCTCAGGGTTGGGACATACCTCAGAAGGCATTTATTCTAACCTAGATGTGAATGAATCATCACCTTGTCTTTGCTTAAAGATCCCCATTAGAGATCAATCCATCATCTGCTGGTCTAGTCCATACCATATTTGTACATCTCTAATGATTGAAAAGGttaagttaggtggcacagtggatagaagacagggcctggagccaggaatacctgaattcaaatccagccttagagacttactgtgtgaccctgggcaagtcagtcaaccGTGTTTGGCTCAGTTTAAACTTgtgtaaaataaactgaagaaggaaatggtgaaccactttaggatctttgccaaaaaaacctcaaatggggtcatgaagggtcaaacatgactgaaacaattaataatttctgTCTCCAaatacagtttcctcatttgcaaaatgagttggagaaagaaatgggaaatcagtacattatctttgccaataaaaccccaaatggggtcactaagagtcagacatgactgaaatgactcaacaacaataactacaATGATTAAGATGATTTTCCTAACATTAAGcataaatttacctctttgcaacttctatcaTTGCTCCTAGTTATTTCTTCTGGAGCTAAGCAGAACAACTCAAATTTTCCTTCAATATGTATATGAGTATGTTTAAAGTTTGTGCTACATGTTAAACCTTGTGCTAGGTTCTGAGTATAGAATGATAAGAGCATAACAGTACCTGGTGTCAATAAACTTCTTTTAATGGGGAGTATGGTACTATAACAACAggcatacatataaataaatacaaaataacaggGTGATTTGGGGGATGGCTAGCAGCTAATAGGAAGAAGTCAGAAAAGACCTCATGCAGGAGGTAACTTTGAATTgaactttgtttttttggggtttttttttttggggtttttttgcagggcaatgaaggttaagtgacttgcccagggtcacacagctagtaagtatcaaatgtctgaggctggatttgaactcaggtcctcctgaatccagggccagtgctttatccactgcaccacctagctgttcccttgAATTGAGCTTTGATCTAAACAAGGATTTTGAGGCAAAGTTGAGAAGGGATTAGATGCTAAGCATGGGGATTGCCTGTGTAAAGGTGTAGAGATGGGAAATAGGATGTCATGTCAAGTTGTGAAGAACTACAAGTAGGTAACTTTGTCTAGAACATAGACtatatgaaggggagtaatatacaATGATGCTGAAAAGGTAAGCTGgaaccagattatgaagggttttgagttccaaatagaGGAGTTGGTATTTTACTCAATAGCTACTAAGGAATTACAGGACATTTTTGAGCAAGGAGGTGACAttgtcagacttgtgctttaagatCATCATTTTAGCTTTTATTGTGTAGAGGATaagttggagaagggagaaacctGAAGCAGGGAGATAATATGagttcttccacatgacagctcgTCAGATACTGCAATACAGCTGTCCTGCCCCCCTGCCCCTTGAGTCTCTTTTTCTTCAATTCCTTCAACTAATTCTCAAAAAGAATTAACTCCAGGCCCTTCACTGTCCTGGTGCTCTCCTTTAGCTGCTCTCAAGTTCATCAGTGTCCTTCTTCTATTTCAGCAAAGATGTGCATCTTTAGCCCTATCCTGAAACAATTTGCAGCCTATATGTCTCCATTCAAAGACCAGTTGTGATACTGATATCTTGTTCTTGCTACTAATCAGATCTTATTGTACTTACCTTCTTGTCCACTCTTGCTCCTAATCAGGTCAAACTAagcatccatctatctctctacaAAGAAATTGTTCAGAGgtgttaatatcttttgttttctcctACCACATCTcaatctctcttttatttttttaacctttttatccTGACAGGTTTTTGAACGTAATGGGCCACGTGATCTTTGAGTAATATAAACCCAGTGAAATCCTGGAAGAGATACTAATTTTGATTTCAATTCTAGCTCTATTGTCTTTTTATGATTGTGGTTACGTGTGTGAGAGAATCTTTAGAATTATTCTGTTTAAAAAGTGATTAAATCTTGTAGCAGTCATTATTGAAGTTTCAAGTTTATATTGAGCTTAAAATTTCTTATAAAGTCTATAGCAGTTTTTTttcaatgctctctctctctctctctctcatattatTAATTGGGATTTCCACAATGTCTTTGTGCCATAGTAGTCATAATCTTGGGATTTGCTATAAGGGTAGAGAGTGAAATACGGACAGCTAGGTGATGAGACAAATAAAGCTCTGGGTCTTGCGTTAGGAAGACTTGACTACAAAACTTAGACCGAGacctttagtagctgtgtgaccttgagcaagttacttaaccctccttgcctcaggttcctcatctgtaaaatgagctggagaagggattGGCAAACTgacccagtatctttgccctgAAAACCCCAAACACGGAtatgaagagtcatacacaatTGAAAAGtctgaaaagcaacaacaacaaaagggaatcCAATATATCCTGTAATCATTTCccagatactttttaaaaagatcataaGTTTGTTATTTaacacccccaaacaaaaaaaaagtctgcccCAAATAGAATATGCTTGGATATTGATTATAAACATATAAGTAGAAGAAGTATTTCATCTTTCCTTTGGCCCgattttaaattgaaatttttcACAGATTAATCAAACATACATACAGTTGAAGATCTATAGACTCATAGAGTTGGagttagaagggaactcagaggctatctagtgcATATTTCTCATAttaaaggggaggaaagagattcTACTATATTTTCCAATTAAGCAGTATGAAATAAGGTTTCAAATTGCTGTTACAACTTTTGTCATCATATCATCATAAATAATTAATTCTACTACAAGCTAATATTCTGTTAAATCTTTTAGGATTGtcttcctttccctagcactctCTTTAGGGCACCCTTTACTTCATTGTTCCTCAGACTATAAATAAGGGGGTTGAGCATGGGGTTAAATAGGCTATGGAATAAGAGGAGATATTTCTTCTGACCCTTGGGGTTCCCATGCTTGGGCCCAATGTACATAATGATGGCAGTGCCATAGAACAGTCCTACCACACAGAGATGGGAGGAGCAGGTAGAAAAGGCTTTCTGTCTCCCCTCTTTTGACTGGATACGCAGGACTGCATGGATGATTCGTATGTAGGAGATCACTATTAAGGAAAAGGGTCCAATCAGCACAGAAATAGCCCCAGCCAAGACCAAGATCTCATTGATATGAGTATCAGCACAGGCAAGTTTGAGAATAGCTAAGATTTCACAAAAAAAGTGGTTGATTTTCTGGAGACTACAAAAAGGTAATGGGAGTAATAAAATTAGATGGGCCAAGGCCAGAAGGAATCCAAGGGCCCAGGAGGTCAATGATAGAGTGATACACAACTTCCAGTTCATGATGACAGAGTATCTGAGAGGGTGGCAGATTGCCACATAGCGATCATAAGACATCACTACCAAGAGAAGACATTCTGTGAGGGCAAAAGTCAAAAAGAGAAAAGTCTGAGTTATGCACCCTGCATATGAGATGGGTTTGACTGGGTCCAGGAGGTTTGCTAGCATCTGGGGCACAGTGTTACAGGCATAGGAAATATCAACAATGGCCAAGTGTGAGAGGAAGAAGTACATGGGAGTGTGGAGTCGGGCCTCCAGACAAATGAGTCCCAAAATTACTCCATTCCCCATTAGGGTGAAGGCATAGAGCAGAGAGAAGAGCCCAAGGAGGAACATTCGCATTTCAGGGCCAACAGGAAATCCCATCAGAATGAATTCTTTAACCAGTGTGTGATTGTTCATCATACTTCtatgacagagacaaagagatcaTTTAGCAATGTATTTCACAGAAAGCTATTATCCACTCTTTTGTACATATAAAAAATGCTTGAGTATGACACCCTTCCAATGACCTTATATTAACATACTTTTAGAGATCTTATTTTGATTAAAATAACACAATGTTATTCTCAATTCATTTTCAAACAAATAtggaattcccagtgaggaatGTCCTCTATCTTCTTCCTTTAATGAAGCTAATCTCTGCAATTGATAGCCTTTGAGAATGCTATGatgggcactgagagattaaatgacttgcccacagtcatgttGCCattatatatcagaggcaggatgtgaatcaaggtctccctgactctgtgGCTTTCTGTCCATTACATTGTATTGCCTCTCTTCccaaagataaaattttaaaggcaTACCTGGTCTCCGTTGGTGAGGATCCTCCTTCTTCCTATGTATATGACAACCCCTCTGGGATATATTTTGTAACCTTTATAactttctataaattaaaaaaaattctattaactCATGGTCAACCTTATACTTTCAAACCTTTACAATCTTGCTTTTCCTGATCTTTGGATAATAGGGCATCCTCTATAGTGAatgtttatattttctctttcctttaattCAAAAAAGTAAGCAATAAATTATTGATCCCTTACTATATATAGCAAAGTATTTTAGGCACTAaaggaaattttcttttcaaaaactgATATCTCTCACAGAATTCACATTTTAGCAGAAGGATTTtatatctacatagatatatacttaaaaaaaaatcacttttgtttTCTGTCATGTGCAGTGATATGTCAAGATAGAAGCAAGGAAATTAATGTGGGGGAGACTTCCCAGAAGAATCAGTTGGCAGAGGAAGAGGAATGAGTTCCAAGCTCGTCATTTCTCTTTGCTGTTTATATACccaggaagtttaaaaaggagtGAAATTCAAAGATCAAAGATAGGTCCTCTGGAGTGCTTGCTAGAGAGAGAACTGTTACTCAGTGAAGGTCACTGAGTATAAACAGACTTGAAGTTCTCTGGATCCATTCTTTCACTTTTATACTTCTTCCTTTTGAGGGGCCAAATCTGTATTATTAAAATAGATTATTATCAAGTTATTAATAACATAATTTAAACTAGTTTCCATAATGTTTAGTTACCTGATCAACAtagcaagaagcatttattaaccccCTACTCTGCTAGACATAGTGGGGGAGGTTTTCTTCCAATAGCCATGCATTTAAAGATTATTTTCCACTTGTAATTTGGGTCCTTAATTTACAGGgccccattctattttttttttttttttgccttcttatGATAGTGTCTGTCACTTGATGGATTTATGTTTCCTGATTCAACTGTAAGGAGTTTTATTACTGATGAGAAATTAcctattatttttggtgaggcaattggggttaagtgacttgcccagggtcacacagctagtaagtattaagtgtctgaggccggatttgaactcaggtcctcctgactccagggccagtgctctatccactgcaccacctagctggcccaagaaattatctattttgtagTGACAATAGGAAAAGAATAACAAGAATCTTTACCCTGACAGTCTCCTGGCATTTCATTGCTTAGTCCATCCCATATGGGTTGTTGTAACTCTCTTCTGAGTGTCTgtggaagggaaaccaagagtaGCTCACTAACCAGGCCACTGTCTTAAGAAATTACCTGTAGATTGTACTGGATGGAGGCAAGAATCACTGTTGATAGCAGAAAGATAAGCCTCAGGGAGCACTGATTCCCTGAGCCTGAATCTGGCTTCAGAGTAGCATAATCAAACAGTCCTGATAGTAGTTCTCATAAGCCATGTTCTGGTCAGGTGGACCCTTTTGTCCCCTTTGGCTCCTGATGGACATTGTTGTGCCATGTGTAACTTCTGCCACCAACTACTCTCTGTGGTGATCACAAGAAGGGGAAGTTGAGATGAAACAGAGGCCCCAGGGTTCATAAAATGGTTGTCAACATTTTCTAAGCAAAGCTAATGTACCCAATCAAGCTGTTGCCTTCCAGGGATTGTCCTGATCATTAGTGTCTTGAACTGGTGATTTCTCTTGTTCTGAATCATCACCTAAACCTTCTAAGAGTGCTAAGTTTGGGTGCAGAAGACATGATCTCCAGTTCCAGCTctacttactaactatatgatctTGGTCAGTCAGTCATTTCATAATcatttagtatgtgccaggcactatggttACTGCTGTGGCcataaagaagggaaatgataGAGAAACTCACATAgtaatggggaaacaacatacaaatgaGCATGAACAAACAcaatatattcaggataaattggagataatcaacaaaattaaGGCATTACCATGAAGAGGTATAGGCGAGGGTTTGTAtgagaaggtggggttttagttgatttttaaaagaagcccAGGAAGCCAGGTGGTGTGAGGAGGAAGAGACTAGCAAGCATGgtggatagccagtgaaaatgcag
It encodes the following:
- the LOC122729229 gene encoding olfactory receptor 13-like, translating into MMNNHTLVKEFILMGFPVGPEMRMFLLGLFSLLYAFTLMGNGVILGLICLEARLHTPMYFFLSHLAIVDISYACNTVPQMLANLLDPVKPISYAGCITQTFLFLTFALTECLLLVVMSYDRYVAICHPLRYSVIMNWKLCITLSLTSWALGFLLALAHLILLLPLPFCSLQKINHFFCEILAILKLACADTHINEILVLAGAISVLIGPFSLIVISYIRIIHAVLRIQSKEGRQKAFSTCSSHLCVVGLFYGTAIIMYIGPKHGNPKGQKKYLLLFHSLFNPMLNPLIYSLRNNEVKGALKRVLGKGRQS